A window of Pseudomonadota bacterium genomic DNA:
AGCAGATAAGCTCGTCTTTCCACGGAAGAGATGTCTTTGCACCCATTGCAGCTCACGTTGCGTATGGGCTTCACCCTTCAGCGCTGGGTGAGAAGGTGATCGATCTGGTGTGCCTCACAAATATCTATCCTGATATCATCAATGCGGTGCTCACTGGAGAGGTAGTGAGGTTTGACAGGTTCGGGAACGCCATAACGAATATCGATATTGAGACCTTCAATGATTTCGCTGGCGGTAATGATTTCAGGATACATATAGGCGATATGGACTTTGCCTCACTCCACAAAAGCTATTATGAGCAGGATTTCACCTGTCTGACAGGGAGTTCGGGCTACCTCGAATTCGGGTATTACAAGGGGAGCTTCCAGGAGAAGACGGGAATCAGCAAAGGCGAAGCAGTCGCTGTAAAACTCTTTGAATTATAAAGAATAATCCGCCATCGTGTATCCGCAATCACGATGTTTCATCAAGTTGTAGACCCTCTTCGAGGGCTATGGCCTTCTGTCTGCCCAGTTCATCTATCTTGCGGAGAGGCCTTTCGAGCATGTTGCTCCTTGTCGTAACGAGGGTATCGTACTCTGTCTTTGCGGCATCAAGCCTATCGCCCATTGCCTTGAATTTTTCTTTGTAGGCTGTCCACTGTTTGGAAAACTCAGTGAGAAGCTTCAGTATTTCAGAGGCGGTCCGCTCAAGGTTAAAGTTTTCAATGGCCTGTCTTATCACTGCAAGAACAGCATAAAGGGTAAAGGGCGAACAGAGAATAACCTTTTGCCTGAGCGCTTCATCCATAATTGCAGGATCGGCCTCATGGATGAAACTGTATACCTGCTCATTGGGGATGAAGATAATCACATAGTCCACGGTATTTTCGGAAGGGTTAATGTACTCGCGGGTTGTAACCTGCTTGATCATAACCCTTGTGTTTTTAAGGAGTTCGTCCTTGTACCGTTTTTTGTCATGCTCTGATTCTGTATTCATGTAGTGCATATAATTATCGA
This region includes:
- a CDS encoding SAM-dependent chlorinase/fluorinase, with the protein product MKTITLLTDFGLKDPYVGIMKGVILSINPDVRIVDITHDVEPQDIREGAFLLKEYYQYFPRDSIHVAIVDPTVGSSRRALILYKDGHVFVGPDNGIFSLLIESDTESYVITNRDFMLKQISSSFHGRDVFAPIAAHVAYGLHPSALGEKVIDLVCLTNIYPDIINAVLTGEVVRFDRFGNAITNIDIETFNDFAGGNDFRIHIGDMDFASLHKSYYEQDFTCLTGSSGYLEFGYYKGSFQEKTGISKGEAVAVKLFEL